In Methanoregula formicica SMSP, the DNA window TAACCACAAGACGCCCCCAGCAACCCTGCGGGTGCTGCCGATTCTCCCTATCCCCCATACCTCAGTGAGTGGAGGGCCGGGTCGCCAGTGTGACAGGGAAGTACTGAAAAAAGAGTTACCCGAGGCCGGAGAACCGGTCACCCCGCATGGTAGCACGAGGACTTGAGGACTTCGACCTTCGTGGGCTTCATCAGCCCGTCGCGGTACACGCCTTTGATGACCGAGGTTGCGCAGAACTTTACCTGCACCCTCGCAGAGACGCGCTCCCGCTCCTCATACATGGTCCCCCCCTGCGAGAACTCCACGACCCGTTTCATGGAGAGGCTTGTCGAGAGGACAAAGACGCAGATCCCCGCGTCACCCGGGGAGAGGTCCTCGACATCGGTCGAGGTCATGAAGATGTGGGTGTCAGGGCCGGGCTCGACCTCGGCAACCGTGACGATGTTGTGTGTGCTCTGGAGCTCGATCGTCCGCGGCCTCCCCGACTTCAGTTCTTTGATGATGTCGGGGGAGATACTGGTTAATGCAGCGCACTTCATGGCAGGTCACCCATACATCGGCAGGTCTTTTTTCGGGCTCGTCTCCGCGGACTGCTGCACTTCCTCGGCAAGCTTGCCCATGCTCTGCTCGATCTCCACGGCCTGCTCGATCAGCGGCTGGGTCTCCAGGGCGAGGTTGTACATTTTATTGAGCACTTCAATCGTCGAGGCCGATGCCCGCGGGTCGGGTGCATTGACGGTCTCGCCCAAAAGCCCGATTGCCGGAATTTTCCGCGCCTTGCATTCGGTGAGAATGCTTGATGCAATCCCCGAGATGCTCCCGATAGGCAGGACGAGGGTGATGTCCTGGATCCGCTCAAGGGCCTGGGGCGTGGTTGCAACCGAGAAAACCCGCTTTTCCGGCTCGTTTGTCACGATACCGGCGATGGTCAGGACCTCTTTTGGCTTGAACGTCTCCAGCCATTCCATGATGCCGTTTGCGATCTCGTAGCAGATCGGGGGCGCGATGGGGATGTCGGCAACGATCGCGGCAAGGTTCATGTCGCCGGTATTCTTGGCATAGATGCGGACCGGGTCGTTGATGAGCCCCTTGTTCATCATCGCGAGCGGCGGGAAATAGCGGGAGTTCATGGAGCCGACCTGCTCGAACTCAAGCTGGTCGACCAGGTACTGGAGCGCAATGGTCCCGACTAGACCACTTCCTGGGAAGCCCAGCAGGACAGCGCCGTTCTCCGGAAGTGGCTGCGAGATGATATTAAGATCTTTTTTGGAGGCGATTGTGACAAGATCCGCGTGGACACTGTCCAGCTTTTTTGAGATCCGGTCTCCGAGCTCAGGAGCATCAGCCGTCATTACTTTAACATAGACCAAGTACTAAAAAAGTATTATGCAAGAGTATCCCATCAAGCGCGGGCTCACCAAGGATCTGGAGACGAGGGCCGTTTCAGAACTGAAGAACTGTTTTGGCGTTGCACCGGAAAAGACCGGCAAGGGCTACCGGATCGCGTTTGGCGCCCTGAAGCGGCTGGACGTGATCATCGGCGCCGGCGGCAAGACGGTGACCATCGACACCGAATCCGACCTGAGCGCAACCGATGTCGTCATTATCGATACCAACAAGCGGTTCCGGAAGTTCCTTGACGCGGTCACCGGGTTCTCCACCAAGGAACGGGTCAAGCGGGCCAAGAGCGCGGCTGAGGGATAGGGCACCTGCCATAAAGCGGGGTGCGCTGCTGCAGGTCCCTGTGTACCAGCGTCACCCACAATACCTGCACTCTTTTTTTCCTCTCCTCTTCCTGCGTGAAAATGTCAGCACTTATCAGCTATGAGTCCCACCATTCTACTACAGGGAACCACCCATGATGCGCGAAGAACGGGCGCCTGAGACTGCGTCCACCTGTCCTGCCTGTAACTCCCCGGTCAATGCCGGCGACCGTTTCTGCGAGAAATGCGGCGGGAAGATCCCCCCACTCCAGCCCCCGGCCCAGGCACCGGTCTGCCGTTCCTGCGGAACGCCCCTCCTGCCCAATGCACGCTTCTGCGAGAATTGCGGCGACCCGGTGAAGAAGGCCGACGTCCCTGCCGCCCCCTCTCCTGCAGGCGCACCGGCAGCCCCGCCCGTTTCCGGGGAGCCGGTCCTCCCGCGGGGGCTAATCGTTACGGAAGAACCGGTCGTTACGGCCAATTTTGGAGTACCGGAGGATTCCGGACCGGAGCATGCCCTGGAAGTTGCGGTGAAGGATGGTGCAGGACCGGTCATGGATGAGGAACCCGAGCCGGAACCCGTTCTAAAACCCAAGCCGGTGGAGGAACTGGCAGAGGAATGGGAAGAAGAACCGGTACAGGAACCGGAAACAGAATTTGAAGAAGAATCGGAAGAAGCACCGGAAGAAGCACCGGAAGAAGAACCGGAAAACGAATTTACAGAAGAACCGGCAGAAGAACTTCCCGGTGAGCAAGAAGAAGAACCGGGACACGTAAAGGGGGAGCCCGGACCTGCCGCAGTCATTCCGGAATCCCGGGTCGGGCCGGTTGATGAACTCCTCCTCGGGCTTGAACCAGAGGAACCGACCGGCCCCAGACCAGAGAAACGTCCTGCCGGCGCTGCACCGACAATGCCGAAAAAACCAGCCGCGGCCACGGCAACAGCGCCACGAAAGCCCGGCTCTTCGAAAAAGACGTTCCTGGTCATCGGGCTCATTGCGGCAGTCATCCTGATTGCCATCGCGATTGTTGCCCTTCTGCCGGTGCTGAACGGTCCCGGTGTGTCAGGGACGAATGCACCCGCCGTGCAGGCAACGCCGGTTGCCACCGCAACACCGTTTGTCACCCCTGAGCCAACGTCTCCCCCTGCACCCGTCGTAACGGAGATTCAATCTCCCGCCCCGGCAGTTCCCGTTGCAACTCCCGCAGCCACTGAAACACCGGAGCAGGTCGATATCCTGCCCCCCCAGTACACGCTTCACTTTGAAGAGTTCAAAGACGTTGTGACCGGGGATGTGACAGTAACTGTCACCGGCCCGTCGCGGAACGTTGTAAAAGATATTGAAGTGACGGTATTCCACCCGGACGGGACAACCGATTCCGACCATCTCCTCCCGTCACAGGGGATGACCGATGTCACCGTAACCGGGACGCGGAGTGCCGAACGGGTCGTGGTGACGGTCCTCTTCTACTCAGGCGAGCGGTACAAGCTGATCGACCGGACCGTCTCCTTCTCACGGCGGTCCTGAGGCACCGGGCTCCCATCAGCCACCTCCCTGTTCAGTTGCGGCCCCGCATGGCAAGCCAGAGTGCTCCCGTGGCTGCCGGGAGGAGCGCCCATGCACCGGACGGGGACGCCTTTGTTGTCGTCGGGGTCGGTCGTGCTTCTTCCGGCATCGTGACTTCCGGTATCATGGTCGTAGGTAGTGTTGTCGGCTCTGTTGTCTTGGGAACCGGATTGAGCGGGGCGGCGACAAAGATCGTCTCATCAGGGGTCTCGGACGCACTGTCATCGTGCAGGGAGAGGCCGTACAGGTAGCGCTGATCGGCAACAACAACTTTTGTCCCGTCGCGGCTCATGGCCAGTGTCCGCGGCTGGATGCGGAGGTCGAACTGCTTTTTTGTCTGCTCTTTGCCGTGATGGTCGAGGATGATGACGGCCCCGTCATTCACACCCGCGGCAACTACCACTCCGTTTGCTGAGGTTCCTACCGCGTTGGGCCACTGGGCGGTCTTGAAGGTCCAGTGAATCTTCCCGTACCGGTCAAGCCCCCGCACTGCGTTGTCCTGGCTGCCGACTACGATGAACGAACCGTCCTGGCTGCACGCAACATCGTTGATAGCAGCAGTGGATACGTCCACCTGCCAGTTGAGCTCCCCTTCGGGCGTATGCGAGGAGAGACGTCGGCCACCGTACGTGAGGATGGTTGAGCCGTCTGTTGAAATGATAATGTACTCGTCAAGGCTTCCCTCACGCGGGTCGGTCCACAGGGGCGTGAGCGTGGAGGAGTAGTACCGCAGGCCGTTCTCGGTCGCGGTAACAATCAGGTTGCCGGCAGGTGCAATGGCTAATCGTTTTGCGACCTCGGTCTTGTTCCGGTGTAAGAGTTCCCCGTTCCGGTTCCAGGTGATCCAGTTCCCCTTCTCGTCGGTCGTGACAACGAACGCAGCTTTTGGGGCCACTGCCACTGCGCGGACTGCCCCGCCCATGCTCCGCGACCACATCTCCTGGCCGGACCGGTTATAGAGGGTTGCAGTGATACCATCGCTTGTGACCACCCAGTCCCCTTCGGAGCTCATGGAAGTGATGAACCCGGGCTGGCCTCCCCAGCGCATGCTCCCGTTCCAGTTCCGTACCAGGATCTGGCTTCCCCCGGCAGATACCATGGATGCGTCAGGAGTCATCGTGACGCCGGAGAAGACACTTTCGGGAAGGTAGGGGGTCTGTTTCCAGTCGATCCCGATGCTCATGGCTGCCGCATTGCCGACAAGGCTTGTCGCGAGAATGAATAGGGTTGAGAGGACGAGTATCCGAGTGCCCGTGGTCATAATGTATCTGAATGAAACGTATCATCCGCCGGGTTATCATTTGAGTGGAACCCCGGGGTTATACGAATGAAACGGCGGGTTGGTGAAAAAGAGTTATTCGATGATGATCGCCGGCTTGAACGGCAGCGCCGTGAGTGCCTTGACATGGCCGGCCTCTTCTGCCATGACAACGTGGACCGGCACACCGAACTCATGTTCGAGGAATCCCTTTGCCGCATCGAAGACAGCCTTTTCGTTGATCGGGTCCTGCACGAGCGGTGCGACAACGTGCGGGGGCAGGCGGTGGATGAGAGTGGTGCACTGCTTGGTTGTATCGGTGGTCTCCTTGCCGCGTTTCCGCATGGACTCGTCCTTCATGATCTCCTTGATCACGGTGTTCTTGTCTTCGGCCTTTGCGATCGTTCTGAAGATCTGGTGCTTCCATTCGGGGGCAAGGGCGATCGTGATCGCCTTGGGCTGCAGCTGGATCAGCTTCACGATAGACTCGATGTCCTCGACCGTCCGGGCCAGGAGTTCCTCGGCAAGCTCGATCTTCGGGCTCACGAGCTTTGCATCTGCCACCGGCCACGGGGCAAACGAGATGAGCCCCTCGCCCGCGAGTTCTTTCCAGAGGTGCTCGCCCGTGAACGGGATGAACGGCGCAAGGAGCCGGACCCAGACCGAGCAGAGATCGTGGAGCTCGCGACTGCCATCGCAGTCTTTCGGGAGGCGCCGGCGGTACCACTTGAGGTCGGTCTCAATCCCGAAGTATGCTTCCTGCAGGGCCTGCCGGGTCTGGAAGTTCTCGAGCGCTTCCGTGGTCTTTGCGATGTGCATCTGGAGACGGCTTTTCAGCCACCGGTCGATATCGTGCGGCTCACCGGCAGCGTCCTTGATCTCCATGACGGTGTTGTAGAACCGCTCGATCTGCTTCTTTGTCGAGAGCACGAGTTCGTTTCTCCAGTCAAAGTCCTGCCACGGCTCGGCGCTGCCCATCAAAAACATCCGGACGGTGTCGCCGCCAAACTCCTTGACGGCGTCTTCCAGGAGGAAGACATTGCCCTTGGAGCTTGACATCTTGGCGCCGTTCAACAGGCCCATGCCGAAGACGACCATGCCCTTTGGCAGCTTGTCCTTCTGCCCGGCAAAGACCGTGCAGTGGTGGAAGAGCTGGAAGGTGAGGTGGTTGGAGATGAGGTCCTTTGCCGAGAACCGGAAGTCGTAGGGGTACCAGTACAGGAATTCCTTTCGCATCGCGTCGAGCTTCTTCTTCTCGGGCAAATCTTCGGATTCTTTCCCGAGGAAGATGTAGTCGAAGACCTCGGGGGTGAGGAGCTTTGGCTCGATCTCGCGGATCTTGTGGGCGATCGTATAATACGCCATGTACACGGTCGAGTCCGAGAGCGGTTCGATGAGCTGGGCGGGGTCCCAAGGGAACTTTGTGCCAAGGCCGACACGGCGGGTGCAGGCCCAGTCCTTGAGCCACCAGATGGTGCGGTCGAACTCGGTCCGCACCTCGGTGGGCACGAGTGCCATGGTGTCGAGGTGGTCCTGGACCTCCTGCTTCCATGCCGGGTCGCCGTACTTTAAGAACCACTGGTCGTGGAGGATCTTTACACGGACGCGGTTGCCGCACCGGCAGACAACCGGTCGCTGGTCGAACTCGTACATCACGACCGAGTCGTACTTCTGCTGCATCAGTTCGGCAACTTCCTCGCGGGCAACCCGCACGGGCTTGCCGCCGTACTTATCGAAGAGTTTTCCCTTGGAAAATTCGGCGGAGTAGATCTCCTGCGTGAGCGCGTCCATCCGGCTGTCCATCTGATTCTGTATACCGGCCTTCTCGACCGCGTACTGCGCCGGGATTTCCCCGTAGCCTTCGACCCTGATGAGCGGAATGGGTTTGATCTCCATGTACTGCCCCTTCTGCTGGAGGTCGCGGAGGGCGATGTAATCGAACGGTGCGTGGGCGGGGACGCTCATCACCATGCCGGATGCCATGTCGGGGTCAACGAACGGCGCCGGCAGGATCGGGACCTCGCCGCAGAGCGGGTGGCTGACCTTTTTGCCAACGAGATCGCTTCCCCTGATCTCGCCTGTGACTTCGACCGTGTGGTCCTGGAGGGCAAGTTTCTCGGCTGCCTCTTTCGAGACGATCCATGGCTTTCCGTCGAGCCTGATCTTCGCGTACGTGACGTCAGGGTTGGCCCAGAGGTTCGTGACGCCGTGGATGGTCTCGGGCCGGAGGGTTGCGCAGGGAATGAACGCATCGCCGAACCGGAACATGACGAGCGTGAACTTGATCACTTCGGCCTTGTCGCCTTCCAGGAGATCGTGATCGCCAACCGGGTTCTCGTCAACGGTACAGTACCGGACCGGGTGGGCGCCCTTGATGACATGGCCTGCATCGTACAGGTGCTTCCACTGCCACTCGATAAACTTCGAGTACGTCGGATCCACCGTGATGAACCGGCGCCGCCAGTCGATCGAGAGGCCGCAGGAAGTCATGACCCGCTGGTACTCGTCCGCGAAGTGCCTGACGATGGTTAAGGGGTCGGTGAACTTGTCGAGGATGTTCTGCGGCACGCGGTACAGGTCGCGGTACAGCCGGATGGTCTTCTCATCCTTGTTTGCGATCCGTTTGGAGATGCCCACCACGGGCGCTCCCGTGACGTGGAAGGCCATCGGGAAGAGCACCTGCTTTTGCCGCATGCGCCAGAAGCGTGCGACAACGTCCGGCACAATGTATGTCCGGCCGTGCCCCACGTGCATGGCCCCGCTCGGGTACGGGAAGGCTACGTTCAGGTAATACTTTTCCAGATCTGACGGGTTGGACTCAAAGGCATGGGTCCACATCTCGTGTGCCTCTTCTTCAAAGGCGGAAAGATTGAACTGGCTCACGTTATGCACCTGCTCCCGGTGATTATACCGGTCTCAGCTTGATGACTTCGTTGTTCGTGTGGCGCCGGAGCATCTCCTGCGCAATGCTTGAATTCTTGGCAAGGTGGATCTCGCCCTGCTCGTTGACGGTGGCGGTGAAGAGGTACTCTTTCCCGGCAAAGACGTCCACGATCTTGCCGCTCTCGGACGGGGCAATGATCGTGAGCTGCTTCTTGTCGGTCTGGATCTTTATCCCACCTCCGAGGTTGTACTCCTCCTCGCTCTTTTGTGCCTGCACCTGCTGGCGTTCGAACTCGGACCGGGGCTTGATGTCGATCCCGATGCCGAGCTTGTTCACGATGGCCGAGACGTTCTTTCCGCCCTTGCCGATGGCAGCAGGCACGTCCTTGTCATCGATATACACAACGGCTTTTGTGTCGCTCATCATCTGGACGTCCACAAAGCCATCGGTGTAACGCCCGATCTCGCGCTGGATCTCCTTCTCGGAGAGTTTCCAGCCGGGCCGGTCGTCGCTTTCCTTCCGTGCGGGTTCGGGAGCGGGGGCCGGTTTTGCAACGGGAGCCGGAGCGACCGGCTGGGCCGCGAACTGGACCGGTGCCGGTGCGGGCTTTGCAGCAGGGGCGTTCCGTCCCGCCATCACCGGCATCACGATGGTCTCGCCATCGTACCGGAAGATGTCGAGCACGAGTTCGCCCGTCTCGTGGTCAGTGACCGTGGTCACGGGCCGGATATGCACCTCGTCTCCCATGCCCTCGGGGACCTTGATGGTGAACCCGACATCGTAGACCCGCGTAATGACACCCTGTTTTACGAATACGATCGTGTTGACGATCTGCGAGAGGACCGAGAAGTCCACGCGGTTACTGAAGCGCTGGACCGCGTCCTGCACGCCGTTTGCGTGGATGACCCCGATCATGCCGAGGCCCGCAAGACGCATGTCCGCGTAGGTTGCAAAGTCCTCGGTGTTCCGGAGCTCGTCGAAGATGACGAAGTCGGGCCGGACCAGCATCAGGATGTCGGCCGTTGCCTGCATGGAGCCGTCGAGCATCGTGTACTGCGTGATCTGGTCGGGCACCTGGAGTTCGCGGGGGGCTTCCATGGTTTTGACGACAAAGCCACTGTCAGAGAGATAGGTCGCAAGGCTCTGGGCGAGTGTGGTCTTGCCGCCACCCGGAGCGCCGATGATGAGCATGCCCCGCTTCTCGTTCGTGATCCTTTTCGTGATGATGTCGGACTTGGTGTAGTCTTTCAGGGTCACGTCAACGATCGGGCGGACTGCGGTTATCTCCATGCCGTCCGAGAAGGGCCGCCGTGCAATCGCGATCCGCATGGAGCCGATCTGCACAACCGTGATGCCCCGCTTCTCGATCTCGATGAAGCCGTCCGGGTCGCGCTTGGCCCGCTCCAGGATCTCCTGCGCGAGCATGCGGAGCTCGTACTCGCTTGTCGGTGCCTCGCGGATCTTCACGAGTTTCATGTCGTTGATGGAGCCCTTCTTGGCCATCGGGCTGATCCGCTCTTTTAAGAACACCGCGATGGTGTGCTCGTCAAAGAACTGGTCGATGGCAAGCGGGACGAAGTCCGTCACCTGCGGTTTTAAGTAGATGACGTCGAGCCCCTTGGCCCGGGCAACCTCGGCCTGGACATTGTCGCTCGTGATGAACCGCGCCTTGTTCTCAATCGCGATGTTCCGGATCATCGCGTCGATCTCGCCACCGCTTGCAAGCTTCACCTGCTCGAGCGAAGGCCGTACACCGGAGAATTTCAGTTCAATCGTTTTCTCTTCTGCCAGTTTGCAGAGCGACTGGAGCTCGCCGAGCCCCGAGAACCCGATCTCGCGCCCGTTGTTTGCCTGGGCCTCGAGTTCCGCCACCACGGCTTCCGGCACGATTATTGTTGCACCCTTGTATTCACCGGCCTGTATCATCGAAGTGATGCGCCCGTCGATAAGGACGCTCGTATCTGGTACTAAAATCATATGATATCCTCTTGTATGGTCTTCTATGGTATGCTATCATATTCGCATCTGGGACGCGCAGCACGCATCCCGGCTCTTCCTTGCATCCCACACCTATCGGGGCGGACGCACAGCTATTCAACGATGGGACATCGTTGATGGTGTACTGTATGTTACCAACAAGATTATATAAGTGCGGGATTGTTACGAGAGTGGTGCAGTGCGGGGCGAGAGAGGATTTCCGCAGGAAATCTTCGAGTGGTGAGGAATACTAGATCTATTATAACTCAATTGAAAAATTAGTTAAAAAAAAGAATTTTATTTCACAAGCTTATTAACCATAAAAAATTTTAACAACATCACATGGAAAA includes these proteins:
- a CDS encoding proteasome assembly chaperone family protein; the encoded protein is MTADAPELGDRISKKLDSVHADLVTIASKKDLNIISQPLPENGAVLLGFPGSGLVGTIALQYLVDQLEFEQVGSMNSRYFPPLAMMNKGLINDPVRIYAKNTGDMNLAAIVADIPIAPPICYEIANGIMEWLETFKPKEVLTIAGIVTNEPEKRVFSVATTPQALERIQDITLVLPIGSISGIASSILTECKARKIPAIGLLGETVNAPDPRASASTIEVLNKMYNLALETQPLIEQAVEIEQSMGKLAEEVQQSAETSPKKDLPMYG
- a CDS encoding DUF473 domain-containing protein; translation: MKCAALTSISPDIIKELKSGRPRTIELQSTHNIVTVAEVEPGPDTHIFMTSTDVEDLSPGDAGICVFVLSTSLSMKRVVEFSQGGTMYEERERVSARVQVKFCATSVIKGVYRDGLMKPTKVEVLKSSCYHAG
- a CDS encoding PINc/VapC family ATPase, whose product is MILVPDTSVLIDGRITSMIQAGEYKGATIIVPEAVVAELEAQANNGREIGFSGLGELQSLCKLAEEKTIELKFSGVRPSLEQVKLASGGEIDAMIRNIAIENKARFITSDNVQAEVARAKGLDVIYLKPQVTDFVPLAIDQFFDEHTIAVFLKERISPMAKKGSINDMKLVKIREAPTSEYELRMLAQEILERAKRDPDGFIEIEKRGITVVQIGSMRIAIARRPFSDGMEITAVRPIVDVTLKDYTKSDIITKRITNEKRGMLIIGAPGGGKTTLAQSLATYLSDSGFVVKTMEAPRELQVPDQITQYTMLDGSMQATADILMLVRPDFVIFDELRNTEDFATYADMRLAGLGMIGVIHANGVQDAVQRFSNRVDFSVLSQIVNTIVFVKQGVITRVYDVGFTIKVPEGMGDEVHIRPVTTVTDHETGELVLDIFRYDGETIVMPVMAGRNAPAAKPAPAPVQFAAQPVAPAPVAKPAPAPEPARKESDDRPGWKLSEKEIQREIGRYTDGFVDVQMMSDTKAVVYIDDKDVPAAIGKGGKNVSAIVNKLGIGIDIKPRSEFERQQVQAQKSEEEYNLGGGIKIQTDKKQLTIIAPSESGKIVDVFAGKEYLFTATVNEQGEIHLAKNSSIAQEMLRRHTNNEVIKLRPV
- a CDS encoding zinc ribbon domain-containing protein gives rise to the protein MMREERAPETASTCPACNSPVNAGDRFCEKCGGKIPPLQPPAQAPVCRSCGTPLLPNARFCENCGDPVKKADVPAAPSPAGAPAAPPVSGEPVLPRGLIVTEEPVVTANFGVPEDSGPEHALEVAVKDGAGPVMDEEPEPEPVLKPKPVEELAEEWEEEPVQEPETEFEEESEEAPEEAPEEEPENEFTEEPAEELPGEQEEEPGHVKGEPGPAAVIPESRVGPVDELLLGLEPEEPTGPRPEKRPAGAAPTMPKKPAAATATAPRKPGSSKKTFLVIGLIAAVILIAIAIVALLPVLNGPGVSGTNAPAVQATPVATATPFVTPEPTSPPAPVVTEIQSPAPAVPVATPAATETPEQVDILPPQYTLHFEEFKDVVTGDVTVTVTGPSRNVVKDIEVTVFHPDGTTDSDHLLPSQGMTDVTVTGTRSAERVVVTVLFYSGERYKLIDRTVSFSRRS
- a CDS encoding DUF5611 family protein, with the translated sequence MQEYPIKRGLTKDLETRAVSELKNCFGVAPEKTGKGYRIAFGALKRLDVIIGAGGKTVTIDTESDLSATDVVIIDTNKRFRKFLDAVTGFSTKERVKRAKSAAEG
- a CDS encoding WD40 repeat domain-containing protein translates to MTTGTRILVLSTLFILATSLVGNAAAMSIGIDWKQTPYLPESVFSGVTMTPDASMVSAGGSQILVRNWNGSMRWGGQPGFITSMSSEGDWVVTSDGITATLYNRSGQEMWSRSMGGAVRAVAVAPKAAFVVTTDEKGNWITWNRNGELLHRNKTEVAKRLAIAPAGNLIVTATENGLRYYSSTLTPLWTDPREGSLDEYIIISTDGSTILTYGGRRLSSHTPEGELNWQVDVSTAAINDVACSQDGSFIVVGSQDNAVRGLDRYGKIHWTFKTAQWPNAVGTSANGVVVAAGVNDGAVIILDHHGKEQTKKQFDLRIQPRTLAMSRDGTKVVVADQRYLYGLSLHDDSASETPDETIFVAAPLNPVPKTTEPTTLPTTMIPEVTMPEEARPTPTTTKASPSGAWALLPAATGALWLAMRGRN
- the leuS gene encoding leucine--tRNA ligase translates to MSQFNLSAFEEEAHEMWTHAFESNPSDLEKYYLNVAFPYPSGAMHVGHGRTYIVPDVVARFWRMRQKQVLFPMAFHVTGAPVVGISKRIANKDEKTIRLYRDLYRVPQNILDKFTDPLTIVRHFADEYQRVMTSCGLSIDWRRRFITVDPTYSKFIEWQWKHLYDAGHVIKGAHPVRYCTVDENPVGDHDLLEGDKAEVIKFTLVMFRFGDAFIPCATLRPETIHGVTNLWANPDVTYAKIRLDGKPWIVSKEAAEKLALQDHTVEVTGEIRGSDLVGKKVSHPLCGEVPILPAPFVDPDMASGMVMSVPAHAPFDYIALRDLQQKGQYMEIKPIPLIRVEGYGEIPAQYAVEKAGIQNQMDSRMDALTQEIYSAEFSKGKLFDKYGGKPVRVAREEVAELMQQKYDSVVMYEFDQRPVVCRCGNRVRVKILHDQWFLKYGDPAWKQEVQDHLDTMALVPTEVRTEFDRTIWWLKDWACTRRVGLGTKFPWDPAQLIEPLSDSTVYMAYYTIAHKIREIEPKLLTPEVFDYIFLGKESEDLPEKKKLDAMRKEFLYWYPYDFRFSAKDLISNHLTFQLFHHCTVFAGQKDKLPKGMVVFGMGLLNGAKMSSSKGNVFLLEDAVKEFGGDTVRMFLMGSAEPWQDFDWRNELVLSTKKQIERFYNTVMEIKDAAGEPHDIDRWLKSRLQMHIAKTTEALENFQTRQALQEAYFGIETDLKWYRRRLPKDCDGSRELHDLCSVWVRLLAPFIPFTGEHLWKELAGEGLISFAPWPVADAKLVSPKIELAEELLARTVEDIESIVKLIQLQPKAITIALAPEWKHQIFRTIAKAEDKNTVIKEIMKDESMRKRGKETTDTTKQCTTLIHRLPPHVVAPLVQDPINEKAVFDAAKGFLEHEFGVPVHVVMAEEAGHVKALTALPFKPAIIIE